The following coding sequences lie in one Maribacter forsetii DSM 18668 genomic window:
- a CDS encoding M28 family peptidase: protein MRQGIVPALLCLSFLTGCSQHVEEKQVDYFKLVRPEFTGQLAYETTDFVEDYWRVVGNTGFNKTIYLIADSLKTAGYVLEEKAKKGNRFTYRIEKRAMTHQTWEPLFASLQIVGNEKPLLLSETNRNMTYLNSVSTPKDGLKAAVAWIKTVDELESVSVKGKVVFAEMNVRKLYKSAIENGALGILTYDNPAYLQPEKNTTSIQFRSLPSQDDGNFWGIALSYAAKEKLIAQLKKGRTDVLVNIQTKRYPSEELTIVADIKGNEFPDERLVYSAHIQEPGANDNATGVGTQLEMAKTAAKLFTENKIDFKRSMTFLWGDEIISTNRYIQEDPERAKGIKWGISLDMVGENTAVTGGTFLIEKMPDPSAIWTRGKDKHSEWGGEVLKLADMKPHYLNDFIISNFKKQGEYANWVVETNPFEGGSDHTPFLQANIPGLLLWHFTDKFYHTDNDRIDKVSQETLKNVGTAALVSGLELANASDVFAQAQIENLKKRANLRLEDEAELSQSALKNGSSFKEEEQIITAWEEWYLSSLNSINDINTNNNADIKAAISKAQKEIQAKSKELKASLK from the coding sequence ATGAGGCAGGGAATTGTACCCGCACTACTCTGCCTTTCATTTTTAACAGGATGCTCACAGCATGTTGAAGAAAAACAAGTTGATTATTTTAAACTTGTACGTCCAGAATTTACAGGTCAGCTAGCGTACGAGACCACAGATTTTGTAGAAGATTATTGGCGCGTAGTTGGCAATACCGGTTTTAATAAAACCATATACCTTATTGCAGATAGTTTAAAAACGGCAGGTTACGTTTTAGAAGAAAAAGCTAAGAAAGGTAACCGATTTACCTACCGTATTGAAAAACGGGCAATGACCCACCAAACTTGGGAACCCTTATTTGCATCATTGCAGATTGTTGGTAATGAAAAACCTTTGCTATTATCGGAAACCAACCGAAACATGACTTATTTAAATTCGGTTTCAACTCCTAAAGATGGTTTAAAAGCAGCAGTAGCTTGGATTAAAACTGTTGATGAACTAGAGTCAGTTTCTGTTAAAGGCAAAGTGGTATTTGCAGAAATGAATGTTCGAAAGCTTTACAAATCAGCCATAGAAAATGGTGCTTTGGGGATTCTTACTTATGATAATCCCGCATATTTACAACCAGAAAAGAACACTACTTCCATACAATTTAGAAGTCTTCCTTCTCAGGATGATGGCAATTTTTGGGGCATTGCACTATCCTATGCGGCAAAAGAGAAATTAATAGCACAGCTTAAAAAAGGAAGAACAGACGTTCTGGTGAATATCCAGACCAAAAGATATCCATCAGAAGAATTAACTATTGTTGCGGATATTAAGGGAAATGAATTTCCGGATGAGCGTTTGGTGTACAGCGCACATATTCAAGAACCGGGCGCAAATGATAATGCAACTGGCGTTGGCACACAATTAGAAATGGCTAAAACAGCCGCTAAATTATTTACGGAAAACAAAATAGATTTTAAGCGTAGCATGACCTTTTTATGGGGAGATGAAATTATTTCTACCAACCGGTATATTCAAGAAGACCCAGAACGAGCTAAAGGCATTAAGTGGGGAATTAGTTTAGATATGGTCGGTGAAAACACCGCGGTAACTGGGGGCACTTTCTTAATTGAAAAAATGCCAGACCCAAGTGCCATTTGGACCCGTGGTAAAGACAAACACAGCGAATGGGGTGGTGAGGTCTTAAAATTAGCGGATATGAAACCCCACTATCTCAATGATTTTATTATCTCAAACTTTAAAAAGCAAGGGGAATATGCTAATTGGGTAGTAGAAACAAACCCTTTTGAAGGTGGTAGTGATCATACTCCGTTTTTACAGGCTAACATTCCCGGACTTTTACTTTGGCACTTTACAGATAAATTTTACCATACCGATAATGACCGCATTGACAAGGTATCTCAAGAAACTCTAAAAAATGTGGGCACAGCGGCTTTGGTTAGTGGACTAGAATTGGCAAATGCATCTGATGTTTTTGCCCAAGCACAAATTGAAAATCTTAAGAAGCGAGCAAATCTACGATTAGAGGACGAAGCAGAACTCAGCCAATCTGCACTTAAAAATGGAAGCTCCTTTAAAGAAGAAGAACAAATTATTACGGCTTGGGAAGAGTGGTATTTATCATCGCTCAATTCTATTAATGACATTAACACCAATAATAATGCTGACATTAAAGCGGCTATTTCTAAAGCCCAAAAAGAAATACAAGCGAAATCGAAAGAATTAAAAGCATCACTAAAATAG
- a CDS encoding M20/M25/M40 family metallo-hydrolase produces MKKIAYLFIGALCLQACSETKKEESQAELFARIDTEIKANSKGYSALKEATETIGQRLTGSTNGAKAEEYTYNKFKEYGFEDVAYQTFEVEAWARGEVSLAINDEDIKVVTLGHAPVEAHVTGEIVDMGNGLDADYAANPDAVKGKISLVYINILPDSEEGLTNLHRSEKTALAIKYGAIGIIIINQVDNGVLLTGTASVTGELIPIPAVCIGKEDGMALKETLKTKKATAKIDMTNTSDVIKARNVVATLPGSEIPEEEIVIGGHLDSWDLATGAIDNGIGSFAVLDIARAFKANNLHPKRTVKFVMFMGEEQGLLGSKYLVEQAIENNTIDNIKYMMNLDMSGNPIGMNAGGQLDNEQFFTDLGAAIQKQDTIYQNKFSNKSGLHSDHQPFMLEGVPILSVHSNLDRSIYGCYHSDCDDFNLVNEDHMKNTARFGTMMLYAVANAETLPATKMDSETTKEFMIKNDLKEKLIIGNEWKWEE; encoded by the coding sequence ATGAAAAAAATAGCTTACCTATTTATAGGCGCTTTATGTCTACAGGCATGCTCAGAAACCAAAAAAGAAGAATCACAAGCTGAATTATTTGCACGTATTGATACCGAAATCAAAGCAAATTCTAAAGGCTACAGTGCATTAAAAGAAGCCACTGAAACTATTGGTCAACGACTTACGGGTTCTACCAACGGTGCTAAGGCAGAAGAGTATACCTATAATAAATTTAAAGAATACGGTTTTGAAGATGTAGCCTACCAAACTTTTGAGGTAGAGGCTTGGGCAAGAGGCGAGGTTTCTTTAGCAATTAATGATGAAGATATTAAAGTAGTTACTTTAGGTCACGCACCTGTAGAAGCACACGTTACCGGCGAAATTGTAGATATGGGTAATGGTCTAGATGCAGATTACGCAGCTAACCCAGATGCCGTTAAAGGAAAGATTTCTTTAGTCTACATAAATATTTTACCAGATAGCGAAGAGGGACTTACCAATTTACACAGAAGTGAAAAAACAGCTTTAGCCATTAAGTATGGTGCTATTGGTATCATCATCATCAACCAAGTGGACAATGGTGTTCTACTAACAGGTACTGCATCGGTTACTGGAGAATTGATTCCGATTCCCGCAGTATGTATTGGTAAGGAAGATGGTATGGCGTTGAAAGAAACTTTAAAAACTAAGAAAGCAACTGCTAAAATTGACATGACCAATACAAGTGATGTCATCAAAGCTAGAAACGTGGTAGCAACATTACCAGGCTCAGAGATTCCGGAAGAAGAAATTGTTATTGGTGGTCACTTAGATTCTTGGGATTTAGCCACTGGCGCTATTGATAATGGTATTGGTTCTTTTGCAGTACTAGACATTGCACGAGCATTTAAAGCAAATAACCTACACCCAAAGCGTACGGTAAAATTTGTGATGTTCATGGGAGAAGAACAAGGATTACTAGGTTCTAAATATTTGGTAGAACAAGCAATTGAAAACAATACGATAGACAATATCAAATACATGATGAATTTAGATATGTCCGGCAACCCTATTGGCATGAACGCTGGTGGACAGTTAGATAATGAGCAATTCTTTACAGATTTAGGAGCTGCAATTCAAAAGCAAGATACCATCTATCAAAATAAGTTTTCAAATAAGTCAGGGCTACATAGCGATCACCAACCGTTTATGTTAGAAGGTGTGCCAATTTTATCTGTACACAGCAATTTAGACCGTTCTATTTACGGGTGCTACCATTCTGACTGTGATGATTTCAATTTGGTAAATGAAGACCACATGAAAAACACGGCTCGTTTTGGGACTATGATGTTATATGCCGTAGCAAATGCAGAAACATTACCTGCAACTAAAATGGATAGCGAAACCACTAAAGAATTTATGATTAAAAATGATTTAAAAGAAAAATTGATCATTGGTAATGAGTGGAAATGGGAAGAATAA
- a CDS encoding VPS10 domain-containing protein, producing the protein MKQFYLLVFASISIATAQIQPTSSQKIDASLQAKKAMDASSLVKNIPLKNIGPSVMSGRVVDLAVNKNNPTEYYVAYASGGLWYTNNNGNSFTPVMDETQTQNLGDIAVHWQSGTIWAGTGENNSSRSSYAGIGILKSSDKGKTWQHMGLSDSHHIGRIVVNPDNANEVTVGVTGHLYSTNKERGIYKTTDGGKTWKNTLFIDDKTGIIDVAVSPKNYNIQYAAAWQKDRKAWDFIGNGEGSGIYKSIDAGNSWTKISTPTSGFPTGEGVGRIGLAVFDDNTVYAVHDSQFRRNATKEKKEKQAGLTKDDFKTLSKEQFLDLNDKDLNEFLKTNNFHEKYRAANVKQMVRSNAVKPTDLALYLEDANSMLFDTPVIGAEVYRSNDGGSTWSKQNEDYIDDLFYSYGYYFAQITVDPNNVDAIYLSGVPIIASKDGGKTYSSISGDNVHSDHHAVWVNPNLVGHLINGNDGGVNTSYDDGKHWFKNNSSTVGQFYAIAVDNEKPYNVYGGLQDNGVWMGPNNAEENSKWQQTGQYPWKSIMGGDGMQVEVDNRNANIVYTGYQFGNYFRIDLENETRNYIQPKHELGETPYRFNWQSPILLSPHNQDILYMGSNKLHRSLNQGDTWETISGDLTQGGKKGNVAFGTLATISESPFKFGLLYTGSDDGLIQRTENGGGTWNVISKNLPQNLWVSRVIASKHQKNRVYATLNGYRSDDFTPYVYVSEDKGATWKSISANIPTSAVNVIIEDAENENLLFVGTDNGLYVTLDRGTTWQSFQNGMPYVAVHDLVIQKEAKHLIVGTHGRSIYKADISALQSMTSEILNKDLHVYPLENIKHSSRWGNSWSSWSKARTPGLDITFYSDRDDVYQAKIKSSDNIVVSETEIIASKGLNILSYDVAFSKTGKLNYLKKHKTVLKQAKNGSTYLPTGSYSVEIIGNGTTEKVTFDIE; encoded by the coding sequence ATGAAACAATTTTACCTATTAGTATTCGCCAGCATTTCTATAGCAACGGCACAAATTCAACCCACCTCATCGCAAAAAATAGATGCGTCTTTACAAGCAAAAAAAGCTATGGACGCAAGTTCTTTGGTTAAAAACATTCCGCTAAAAAATATAGGTCCCTCTGTCATGAGCGGTCGTGTTGTAGATTTAGCGGTCAATAAGAACAACCCTACTGAATATTACGTTGCCTATGCCTCTGGCGGATTGTGGTATACCAACAACAACGGTAATTCTTTTACTCCCGTAATGGATGAAACTCAAACCCAAAATCTTGGTGATATTGCCGTTCACTGGCAGAGTGGTACTATTTGGGCAGGCACAGGGGAAAACAATTCTTCTCGTTCATCATACGCAGGTATCGGTATTTTAAAATCTAGCGACAAAGGTAAAACGTGGCAACATATGGGTTTATCAGATTCACACCATATAGGACGCATTGTGGTGAATCCGGATAATGCCAATGAGGTAACGGTTGGCGTAACGGGTCATTTATATTCTACAAATAAAGAGCGCGGTATTTACAAAACAACAGATGGTGGAAAAACTTGGAAAAACACCTTGTTCATTGATGACAAAACTGGAATAATAGATGTTGCCGTTTCGCCAAAAAACTACAACATTCAATATGCCGCGGCTTGGCAAAAAGATAGAAAAGCGTGGGATTTTATTGGAAACGGTGAAGGCTCTGGCATTTACAAAAGTATTGATGCTGGTAATTCTTGGACTAAAATTTCTACTCCAACCAGCGGTTTTCCTACGGGTGAAGGTGTAGGTAGAATTGGTCTAGCTGTTTTTGACGACAATACCGTTTATGCCGTACACGACAGTCAATTTAGAAGAAACGCAACCAAAGAAAAGAAAGAGAAGCAAGCTGGGTTGACCAAAGATGATTTTAAGACCCTATCAAAAGAACAATTTTTAGACCTAAACGATAAAGACCTAAACGAGTTTTTAAAGACCAATAATTTTCACGAAAAATACAGAGCTGCCAATGTAAAACAGATGGTACGTAGCAATGCCGTAAAACCAACAGATCTTGCCTTGTACTTAGAAGATGCCAACTCTATGCTTTTTGACACACCTGTAATTGGTGCAGAAGTGTATCGTAGTAATGATGGCGGTAGCACATGGTCAAAGCAAAATGAAGATTATATAGACGATTTGTTCTATAGTTACGGGTATTATTTTGCGCAAATAACCGTAGACCCTAATAATGTTGATGCCATTTACTTATCTGGGGTACCAATTATAGCTTCTAAAGATGGTGGTAAAACATACAGTTCTATAAGTGGTGACAATGTACATTCTGATCACCATGCAGTATGGGTAAATCCCAATTTAGTAGGTCACCTAATCAATGGAAATGATGGTGGTGTAAATACATCATATGACGATGGTAAACATTGGTTTAAAAACAACTCATCAACAGTTGGTCAATTTTATGCAATAGCGGTTGACAATGAAAAACCATATAATGTTTATGGCGGCCTTCAAGATAATGGAGTTTGGATGGGACCGAACAATGCTGAAGAAAACAGCAAATGGCAACAAACAGGTCAATACCCATGGAAATCAATTATGGGTGGTGATGGTATGCAGGTAGAAGTAGATAATCGCAACGCTAATATCGTTTATACGGGATACCAATTTGGTAATTATTTCAGAATAGATTTAGAAAATGAAACACGCAACTATATTCAGCCAAAGCATGAGTTAGGTGAAACACCGTATCGTTTTAACTGGCAGTCCCCTATTCTACTTTCCCCACATAATCAAGATATTTTATACATGGGTAGCAACAAGCTACATCGTTCCTTAAACCAAGGAGATACTTGGGAAACCATTTCTGGCGATTTAACCCAAGGCGGAAAAAAGGGTAATGTAGCATTTGGAACCTTAGCAACCATTTCAGAATCTCCTTTCAAATTTGGATTACTATATACCGGTAGTGATGATGGTTTAATTCAACGCACAGAAAATGGTGGTGGTACTTGGAATGTTATTTCTAAAAACCTACCACAGAATTTATGGGTTAGCAGGGTTATCGCTTCCAAACATCAAAAAAACAGGGTGTATGCCACTTTAAATGGTTATCGCTCAGATGATTTTACACCGTACGTATATGTAAGTGAAGACAAAGGCGCTACTTGGAAAAGTATTTCGGCAAACATTCCTACCTCTGCCGTAAATGTAATTATTGAAGACGCTGAAAATGAAAACCTATTATTTGTAGGTACGGATAATGGACTATATGTTACTCTGGATAGAGGTACAACATGGCAATCTTTTCAAAACGGAATGCCTTATGTAGCCGTGCATGATTTGGTTATACAGAAAGAAGCTAAACACCTAATTGTGGGCACACACGGTAGAAGTATTTACAAAGCCGATATTTCCGCATTACAAAGCATGACATCAGAAATATTAAATAAAGACTTACATGTTTACCCATTGGAAAATATAAAACATTCTTCACGATGGGGTAACTCTTGGAGTTCATGGTCTAAAGCTAGAACACCAGGTTTAGACATTACATTTTACTCAGACAGAGATGATGTATACCAAGCCAAAATAAAATCATCTGATAATATTGTGGTTAGCGAAACGGAAATTATAGCCAGTAAGGGATTAAACATCTTATCTTATGATGTTGCATTTTCAAAAACTGGCAAGTTAAACTACCTTAAAAAACATAAAACTGTTTTAAAACAAGCCAAAAATGGTAGCACATATTTACCAACTGGCAGCTACAGTGTTGAAATTATTGGTAACGGAACCACTGAAAAGGTAACTTTTGATATAGAATAG
- a CDS encoding branched-chain amino acid transport system II carrier protein: MFKKKETLITAFALFSLFFGAGNLILPPLLGFNSGDQWLIVTIGFGLSAVAIPVLGILAHAKLQGTLIDFGNKVSPMFSLIYAFFIYAIAIALPSPRTASVTHEIAIQPYWDISSWYTSSFYFGLVLLFALNRSKILNILGKILTPAIILILLFIIGITIFSFPFDFGSTTIVSPFTNGILEGYQTFDAIGAVVVGGVIIISINLKYVNASYEDKKTLIRKAAWFAGLALFLIYMGLILSGSLVHSIFDADTTRTELLSGLAIQSLGNIGNLFLSVLVGLACFTTAVGIVTGTADFVASRFKESKLAYTIMAIFGSVLGVLVGQFNVAYIIAVAIPSLMFIYPITIILILLNVVPDKYASSLVFRAVTIATILFSIPDFLGSIGALTPESNTFSWIPLQQYSLGWVLPALIVFVIFNIYINVNKK, encoded by the coding sequence ATGTTTAAAAAGAAGGAAACCCTAATTACTGCCTTTGCCCTATTCTCTCTTTTTTTTGGAGCGGGCAACCTTATTTTACCACCATTATTAGGTTTTAATTCAGGTGACCAATGGCTTATAGTCACAATTGGTTTTGGACTATCTGCAGTAGCTATTCCCGTACTTGGTATTTTGGCGCATGCAAAACTACAAGGCACGCTAATTGATTTTGGAAACAAAGTATCGCCAATGTTCAGTTTAATCTATGCCTTCTTCATTTATGCCATTGCTATTGCACTCCCTAGCCCTAGAACAGCTTCGGTGACACATGAAATAGCCATTCAACCTTATTGGGACATCTCCTCATGGTATACAAGTAGTTTCTATTTTGGCTTGGTTTTACTGTTTGCTTTGAATCGTTCTAAAATATTGAACATACTCGGTAAAATATTAACTCCTGCAATAATTCTAATTCTTCTTTTTATAATAGGAATTACTATTTTCTCGTTTCCATTTGATTTTGGAAGTACCACAATTGTTAGTCCGTTTACGAACGGCATACTGGAAGGTTACCAAACGTTCGATGCCATTGGTGCTGTCGTTGTTGGTGGCGTTATTATTATATCGATCAACCTTAAATATGTAAATGCGTCTTATGAGGATAAGAAAACATTGATCAGAAAAGCTGCTTGGTTTGCCGGTTTGGCATTGTTCTTAATTTATATGGGACTCATACTTTCCGGATCTTTAGTACATTCTATATTCGATGCCGATACCACTAGAACTGAGTTATTGTCTGGTTTGGCTATACAAAGCCTAGGAAACATTGGTAATTTATTTTTGAGCGTACTAGTCGGCTTGGCATGTTTTACCACCGCAGTAGGAATTGTGACCGGTACGGCAGATTTTGTAGCCTCTAGATTTAAGGAGTCAAAACTGGCTTATACTATTATGGCAATATTTGGTAGTGTATTAGGTGTTTTAGTAGGACAATTCAATGTCGCCTATATTATTGCCGTAGCAATACCTTCTTTAATGTTTATCTACCCTATAACTATTATCCTGATTCTATTAAATGTAGTGCCAGATAAATATGCATCATCTTTGGTATTTAGAGCTGTTACCATAGCCACCATACTATTTAGTATTCCTGATTTCTTGGGAAGTATCGGAGCATTAACACCTGAATCAAATACGTTTTCGTGGATTCCGCTTCAGCAGTATAGTTTAGGCTGGGTCTTGCCAGCTTTGATTGTGTTCGTAATTTTCAATATTTATATAAACGTCAACAAAAAATAA
- a CDS encoding aminopeptidase P family protein, with the protein MKYDQIPNSLFIKNRKKFMDRMQPKSIAVFNSNDIYPIGADSVLPFEQHRDIFYLSGADQEETILVLFPDAINKKHREILFVRETNEHIAIWEGEKLTKEKATEVSGIETVCWLQDFEKIFFDLMTEADTIYFNTNEHYRQAVETQTREDRFIKKCKREYPAHKVAKSNPILQEIRGIKEPEEIDIMQTACNITEKGFRRLLGFVKPGVMEYEIEAELLHEFVRNKSKGFAYQPIIASGNNANVLHYLENNKPCKDGDLILMDTAAEYANYSSDLTRTIPVSGKFTKRQKEVYNAVLRVKDDATKMLVPGTLWAEYHKECGKLMTSELLGLGLLDKADVQNENPDWPAYKKYFMHGTSHHIGLNTHDYGALKTPMKANMVFTVEPGIYIPAENMGIRLEDDVVIQEKGEPFNLMANIPIKADEIEELMNK; encoded by the coding sequence ATGAAATACGATCAAATACCTAACTCCCTGTTTATAAAGAACCGTAAGAAGTTTATGGACCGTATGCAGCCTAAAAGCATAGCTGTTTTTAACTCTAACGATATCTACCCTATTGGTGCTGATAGCGTTTTGCCTTTTGAGCAGCATAGAGATATCTTTTACCTTTCTGGTGCTGATCAAGAAGAAACGATTTTAGTATTATTTCCAGATGCCATTAATAAAAAACACCGCGAAATACTTTTTGTTCGTGAAACTAATGAACATATTGCCATTTGGGAAGGTGAAAAATTGACAAAAGAGAAGGCTACGGAAGTTTCAGGTATAGAAACAGTTTGTTGGTTACAAGATTTCGAGAAAATATTTTTCGATCTAATGACTGAAGCTGATACTATATATTTCAATACCAATGAGCATTATAGACAAGCAGTAGAAACGCAAACGCGTGAAGACCGATTTATAAAAAAATGCAAGCGAGAATATCCAGCTCATAAAGTTGCCAAGAGCAACCCAATTCTTCAAGAGATTAGAGGAATTAAAGAACCAGAGGAAATAGATATCATGCAAACGGCATGTAATATTACTGAAAAAGGATTTCGTAGGCTGCTTGGTTTTGTGAAACCGGGAGTAATGGAATATGAGATTGAAGCAGAACTATTGCACGAGTTTGTTAGAAATAAATCGAAAGGTTTTGCATACCAACCGATTATTGCTTCTGGAAATAATGCCAATGTACTTCACTACTTAGAGAATAATAAACCTTGTAAAGATGGCGATTTAATTTTAATGGATACCGCAGCAGAGTATGCGAATTATTCTAGCGATTTAACTAGAACTATACCCGTTAGTGGAAAATTCACTAAACGCCAAAAAGAAGTATATAATGCCGTTTTACGTGTTAAAGACGATGCTACTAAAATGTTGGTGCCGGGCACGCTTTGGGCAGAGTATCATAAGGAATGTGGTAAACTGATGACTTCAGAATTACTGGGACTAGGGCTACTGGATAAGGCAGATGTGCAGAATGAAAATCCTGATTGGCCTGCGTATAAAAAATACTTTATGCATGGTACTAGTCATCACATTGGGTTAAACACGCATGATTACGGAGCATTGAAAACACCTATGAAAGCGAATATGGTCTTTACCGTAGAACCGGGTATTTACATTCCGGCAGAAAATATGGGTATTCGTTTAGAAGACGATGTAGTCATTCAAGAAAAAGGAGAGCCTTTTAATTTAATGGCGAACATTCCTATTAAGGCAGATGAGATCGAAGAATTAATGAACAAATAA
- a CDS encoding exodeoxyribonuclease III translates to MKLVSWNVNGIRASVKKGFEDIVKDFDADVFCVQETKAQDDQVAEALKDITDYELFSNSAERKGYSGTGILSKNKPVAFHKNMGVEIHDLEGRITHSEFEHFHLINVYIPNSGSGLKRLDYRAGWDKDFTNYLKELSESKPLIITGDFNVAHTANDLANPKSNYNKTSGFTQVEIDGFENMLKEVNLVDSFRKLHPNTLDKYTFWSARGGARGRNVGWRLDYFLVSESIWDKVKSAEIHDQVMGSDHCPISLEIEF, encoded by the coding sequence ATGAAATTAGTATCGTGGAACGTTAATGGCATACGGGCTTCCGTAAAAAAAGGTTTTGAAGATATCGTTAAAGATTTTGATGCAGATGTGTTTTGTGTTCAAGAAACAAAGGCACAAGATGATCAGGTTGCCGAAGCATTGAAAGATATTACCGATTACGAGCTTTTTAGTAATAGTGCCGAGCGAAAAGGTTATTCTGGAACCGGAATTCTTTCTAAAAACAAACCTGTAGCATTCCATAAGAATATGGGTGTTGAAATCCATGATTTGGAAGGTAGGATCACACATTCTGAATTTGAACATTTTCATTTGATTAATGTGTATATACCTAATAGTGGTAGCGGATTAAAACGTTTAGACTACCGCGCCGGATGGGATAAAGATTTTACCAATTACCTAAAAGAGCTTTCAGAGTCAAAGCCTTTAATTATTACTGGCGATTTTAATGTAGCACATACCGCAAACGATTTGGCGAACCCGAAGAGTAATTACAACAAAACATCAGGATTTACACAGGTTGAAATTGACGGATTTGAAAACATGCTAAAGGAAGTGAACTTGGTAGATAGCTTTAGAAAGTTACACCCCAATACGTTAGATAAATATACCTTTTGGAGTGCACGAGGTGGTGCACGAGGACGAAATGTAGGCTGGCGTTTAGATTACTTTTTGGTAAGTGAATCTATTTGGGATAAGGTAAAATCTGCCGAAATTCATGATCAGGTTATGGGTAGTGATCATTGCCCTATTAGTTTAGAAATAGAGTTTTAA
- a CDS encoding fasciclin domain-containing protein: MKISNTIKLATLALTLGLTTSSFAQDATMEMKKGKKMMKKEKMMMETKMVGGAEMYPNKNIIENAVNSKNHTTLVAAVKAAELVETLKGEGPFTVFAPTNEAFEKLPKGTVETLLMAENKAKLQSVLTYHVVTGKVSAMDLMKMIKEGNGKAELTTVNGGTLTAMLKGKKVQLKDAAGNISTVTIADVNQSNGVIHVVDTVVLPGM, translated from the coding sequence ATGAAAATTTCAAATACGATTAAACTTGCCACTCTTGCCTTAACTTTAGGTCTTACTACTTCATCTTTCGCACAAGACGCTACTATGGAAATGAAGAAGGGTAAGAAAATGATGAAAAAAGAAAAAATGATGATGGAGACCAAGATGGTCGGTGGCGCTGAAATGTACCCTAATAAAAACATCATTGAAAATGCAGTGAACTCAAAAAACCACACAACTCTAGTTGCAGCAGTAAAAGCAGCAGAATTAGTAGAAACTTTAAAAGGTGAAGGTCCATTTACAGTTTTTGCCCCTACAAATGAAGCATTTGAGAAATTACCAAAAGGGACTGTTGAGACCTTGTTAATGGCTGAAAACAAAGCGAAATTACAATCGGTTTTAACATACCATGTAGTTACTGGAAAAGTCAGCGCTATGGATTTAATGAAGATGATTAAAGAAGGTAACGGAAAAGCTGAATTAACTACAGTAAACGGTGGCACTTTAACCGCTATGCTAAAAGGAAAGAAGGTTCAATTAAAAGATGCAGCGGGTAATATATCTACTGTGACAATTGCAGATGTAAACCAATCTAACGGTGTTATACATGTAGTTGATACTGTTGTATTACCTGGAATGTAA